In the Larus michahellis chromosome 6, bLarMic1.1, whole genome shotgun sequence genome, one interval contains:
- the NOC3L gene encoding nucleolar complex protein 3 homolog yields the protein MKSRKNTKRVPSFRKLLRTSKIKLDNKLKNKQYKQQSAAKKYRKEQKKLREAVRDAISRKPFPLEECKKKQVAEKHEEEEEDALPLDMMDEDDLKLMEDLSQKASFLTRDLSSNEPVHIKKRKHESVMDKYEKVPRRMQTEPEKELIHLLPIKDKGGIIPRTMEKPVLNVAQDEEEDTEEVEEGEDFNEEPLPVLTPEEMAAQRRQKLQERKMHIAALASAILSEPDNNIKKLKELRAMLMEQDPNVAVIVRKLVMVSLMEIFKDIVPSYKIRPLTEAEKATKVKKETQKLREFEEGLVSQYKFYLENLEQTIKDWKQRKLKKSNVISLKAYKGLAEIAVKCLCELLVALPHFNFHNNIIVLIVPLMNDASKMISELCCEAVKKLFKQDKLGCASLGVVKVISGLVRGRNYDVRPEVLKVFLHLRIKEVELQKDSEDIAPKKKFMTYKEKRKNLSRMQRKWRKAEEKLERELLEAEASESKEKKLKLHTETLNIVFVTYFRILKKAQKSPLLPAVLEGLAKFAHLINVEFFDDLVIVLHSLIASGDLSYRESLHCILSAFHILSGQGDVLNIDPMKFYTHLYKTLFSLHAGRTNDDIEIVLQCLDVMFAKRRKQVSQQRALAFLKRLSTLALHVLPNSSVGILATNRVLMQIFPKMDLLLDNESQGSGVYLPELDEPEHCNAQNTALWELHLLQRHYHPMVRTFAAHLIAGAPTEGSAALPLDLSQRPATELFEAYSMRGMTFNPPVASVTPRRKDTFSQMDAFIDEELNKLLQQRIGETVVHKPLDFAKHLKASSLS from the exons ATGAAGTCG agaaaaaacacaaaacgaGTTCCAAGCTTTCGCAAGTTACTGAGAACTAGTAAAATAAAACTTGACAACAAATTAAAGAATAAACAGTACAAGCAGCAGAGCGCTGCTAAGAAGTATcgaaaagaacaaaagaaactaAGGGAGGCTGTCAGAGATGCTATCTCTAGAAAACCTTTTCCGCTGGAAGAATGCAAGAAAAAACAAGTTG CTGAAAAacatgaagaagaggaagaagatgctcttcccctggACATGATGGATGAAGATGACTTAAAATTAATGGAAGATTTGTCTCAAAAGGCATCCTTTTTAACCAGAGATCTTTCTTCTAA TGAACCTGTTCACATCAAAAAACGAAAACATGAAAGTGTGATGGACAAATATGAGAAGGTGCCAAGACGCATGCAGACTGAGCCAGAAAAAGAACTTATCCATCTGCTCCCCATCAAAGACAAGGGTGGCATTATTCCCCGAACTATGGAAAAGCCAG TTCTCAATGTTGCACAGGATGAAGAAGAGGATACAGAGGaagtggaggaaggagagg ACTTTAATGAAGAACCCCTGCCTGTTCTCACTCCTGAGGAAATGGCTGctcaaaggagacaaaagctgcAGGAAAGGAAGATGCACATAGCTGCCTTAGCATCTGCCATTCTCTCCGAGCCAGACAACAAC ATTAAAAAGTTGAAGGAACTGCGTGCCATGCTGATGGAACAGGATCCTAATGTGGCCGTGATTGTTCGGAAGCTGGTCATGGTTTCTTTGATGGAGATATTCAAAGATATTGTGCCTTCTTACAAAATTCGGCCTCtaactgaagcagaaaaggctACCAAG gttaaaaaagaaactcagaaaCTGAGAGAATTTGAAGAAGGCCTTGTGAGCCAGTATAAATTTTACTTGGAAAATCTGGAGCAAACGATTAAAG ATTGGAAACaaaggaagctgaagaaaagcaatGTCATCTCATTAAAAGCATATAAAGGTCTAGCAGAGATTGCAGTGAAGTGTCTATGTGAGCTGCTTGTGGCGCTACCCCACTTTAACTTCCACAACAACATTATTGTTCTCATTGTTCCGCTCATGAATGATGCATCAAAAATG ATTTCTGAACTGTGCTGCGAGGCAGTTAAGAAGCTCTTTAAACAAGACAAGTTGGGCTGCGCTTCACTCGGTGTAGTTAAGGTCATTTCTGGTCTTGTGAGGGGTAGAAATTACGATGTCAGACCTGAG GTGTTAAAAGTATTTCTTCACTTAAGAATTAAGGAAGTAGAATTACAAAAAGATTCTGAAGACATTGCACCAAAGAAGAAGTTCATGActtacaaagagaaaagaaaaaacctttcaAGAATGCAAAGAAAG tggaggaaagcagaagagaaactgGAACGAGAACTCTTGGAAGCAGAAGcgtcagaaagcaaagaaaaaaaactgaaactg cacaCAGAGACCTTGAATATTGTATTTGTAACATACTTTAGAATCTTGAAGAAAGCTCAGAAGTCTCCACTTTTGCCAGCCGTGCTAGAAGGTCTTGCAAA GTTTGCTCATCTCATAAATGTGGAATTTTTTGATGACCTGGTGATTGTCCTTCATTCTCTCATTGCATCTGGG GATTTAAGCTATCGTGAGAGTCTTCATTGCATTCTCAGTGCTTTTCATATACTCTCTGGTCAAG GTGATGTTCTTAACATTGATCCGATGAAATTCTACACACATCTATACAAGACACTGTTCAGTCTACATGCAG GTCGTACCAATGATGATATAGAGATTGTGCTCCAGTGCCTGGATGTCATGTTTGCCAAGCGGAGAAAGCAAGTTTCCCAGCAGCGAGCTCTTGCTTTCCTGAAGCGACTTTCCACGCTTGCCCTTCACGTGCTTCCAAACTCCAGTGTTGGGATCTTGGCAACAAACAGGGTATTAATGCAA ATATTCCCAAAGATGGACCTCTTACTAGACAACGAGTCTCAAGGCAGTGGAGTTTATCTCCCAGAACTAGATGAACCGGAGCATTGCAATGCTCAGAACACAGCGCTGTGGGAGCTGCATTTACTGCAG agacaCTATCATCCAATGGTGCGGACGTTTGCAGCTCACCTTATTGCTGGAGCTCCAACTGAAGGCTCAGCAGCTCTTCCACTTGATTTGAGCCAAAG GCCTGCTACAGAACTTTTTGAGGCATACAGTATGAGGGGAATGACCTTTAATCCTCCTGTTGCATCAGTAACACCCAGAAGAAAG GATACATTCTCACAAATGGATGCATTTATAGATGAAGAGCTAAACAAACTGCTTCAACAACGCATCGGTGAGACTGTCGTTCACAAACCCTTGGATTTTGCTAAACATTTGAAGGCATCATCCTTGTCGTAA